Below is a window of Picosynechococcus sp. PCC 7002 DNA.
AACCCGGGCAGTTCATCGAGTACCGCATTTCCTATGTGAACTTCTCAACACCCTCTACTACAGGTTCGTCTGGGAACGTCACCCTCGGCATCAGTAATTTAGTGATTACTGAGGATGGCACAACTGGAACCTTCGTTCCTGGTGGTACTGCTATAGCGCCGCCTGGTAATGGAACGGCGAATAACTGGGCCTTACCACTATCGACTCCCTCAACGACTCACCAACAGAATACTTCTGCAACTCTAGGAACACTACAGTATTTCAATGGTGTGACTAATCTGGGCAATTTAGACCCAGCAGATGGAGCGACGGTAACACGCTACGTCAATAGTGTTGGCACTTTGACACCTGACACAGCAGTGACACCGGGTACTGCTTCGACTTACCAAGGCAGCTTCATTTTCCGTCGTGTTTTGAACTAACTCTTTATGCCCTCAAGTTTCCATGCTTCGATTACTACCGTCGAGGCATGGACAGGGGGCTGCTGTAAAAATTTCATGTTGCTAGTAGACAAAGGTCTTTTGACGATGAAACGTTCCTCCCTACCTTTCTTTGGAGTTGGTCTCGCTCTTACTCTGAGTTTTGCTCCCCTTCATATTTCTCCTCTGACTCCCCAGTCTGTCCTCGCCCAAACCCAGCAGAACCTTGATGTTGAGCTAGCTGGCCATCTGCGGGTAATCGAAAAAAATTGGCGTGGTGAACAAAAAGTTGCCTGGCGTAGCCTAGAGGGTGGTTTTATGCGGCCCGCCCCCAGGGTCAAACCCGGTGACACCATTCGCTACACCGTCAGCGGCAATAACCGCACCGAACAACCCATTTCCGGTCTCGTCCTTACCGATGATCTGCCCGCCAATACTGTCTATGTGATGGGGTCAGCGGCCTCTGTGGGTGGCGCAACAATCACTTACAGCATCGATGGCGGCAAAACCTACAGTGCCAACCCGACGATTCGCGTCACCTTGCCCGATGGTCGTGTGGAAACCCGCCCGGCCCCAGCGGAACGCTATACCCATGTGCGTTGGACTTTCCAAAATGCTGTCCCTGCAAGGGCTAGCGTGAATGGCCAGTACCAAGTCCGCGTTCAATAAACGTCAAACATTCACTGGTCTTTACTTTTTTGGAGGCCTTTGTCGGCCAGAGTCTTTTTAATGCCTAATTTTCTTGACCATTCACGACTAATCCTCAAGCGATCGCCACTGGCGATCGCCCTAGTTAGCGTTGGCTTGAATTTAGGTATGCCTTTGGTTTTGGCCCAGTCCCTGGAGACAGTAGAGAATATCACCCTCTTCAACCGGGCCGAAGCCAGTTACCAAATTGAGGAGAATGGCCCAGCCGCAAATATCACCAGTAACCAAGTGATCCTTGGCTCTGGTAATCCGCCACCGCCACCACCACCTATTGATCCCTTTGGCCGTATCCTCGGCTGTGCCGGAGAGCCCTTGGACAATTACAGCGGTTTTTTGGTGGGACTCTATGAAGCTGATGGCCCCTTACAAACTGAAATTGGCGCGTTGCTTACCCTCGATCCGCTCACTGGGTCAGTGCCGCTTCCTCCTGGGGTGGTCAATGTCAACGAAGAGAACGCTAATCCCTTTGACCTTGGCATCACCGAGACCCTAGGCGACCCGGATTTTCGGGGTCAATTTAATTTTTTCCTACAACCTGGCCAAATTAATGTAGGGACTGTTTATATCTTGGTGATTCGGCCACCGCTTGGCTCGTTCCTGGATGAGCGCCGGATCCAAATTCGGATTACAGCAGTTGCGCCAAATTCTTTTACCTATGTAGCCAACGCCCTCGATGGTCTTCCCCTGAGTCTCGATAATCCGACTCTAATGAGCCAGGAGATCACTGTTCCTAGAGCGGAAACGAGTGCACTGGTTATCTTTACCACAGCGGTGATCTCAGTTTGCCAAAACGAAGCGATCGCCATCCAAAAAACCGCTGACCGGGCCACTGTTGAACCAGGGGGCATTGCTGTTTATCGCCTGGGTATCCGCAATCACAGTACCACGACCCTAGAAAATGTCGAAGTGCGCGATCGCCTTCCCCTCGGCTTCCGACTTATCGAAGATTCCGTGCAAGGGATCATTGGCGAAAATCCGGCGATTCTGGAAACCCAGGTAAATGGTCGAGATATTACCTTTACATTTCAAGAGCCCTTACCCGGTGGAACCCCTCCCGAAAATAACCCCCTGGCCCGCATTGTCTATGCCGTAGAAATTACC
It encodes the following:
- a CDS encoding DUF11 domain-containing protein, which encodes MPSSFHASITTVEAWTGGCCKNFMLLVDKGLLTMKRSSLPFFGVGLALTLSFAPLHISPLTPQSVLAQTQQNLDVELAGHLRVIEKNWRGEQKVAWRSLEGGFMRPAPRVKPGDTIRYTVSGNNRTEQPISGLVLTDDLPANTVYVMGSAASVGGATITYSIDGGKTYSANPTIRVTLPDGRVETRPAPAERYTHVRWTFQNAVPARASVNGQYQVRVQ
- a CDS encoding DUF11 domain-containing protein, translating into MPNFLDHSRLILKRSPLAIALVSVGLNLGMPLVLAQSLETVENITLFNRAEASYQIEENGPAANITSNQVILGSGNPPPPPPPIDPFGRILGCAGEPLDNYSGFLVGLYEADGPLQTEIGALLTLDPLTGSVPLPPGVVNVNEENANPFDLGITETLGDPDFRGQFNFFLQPGQINVGTVYILVIRPPLGSFLDERRIQIRITAVAPNSFTYVANALDGLPLSLDNPTLMSQEITVPRAETSALVIFTTAVISVCQNEAIAIQKTADRATVEPGGIAVYRLGIRNHSTTTLENVEVRDRLPLGFRLIEDSVQGIIGENPAILETQVNGRDITFTFQEPLPGGTPPENNPLARIVYAVEITPDALRGDGRNIAFVEGDRQDNNFTVRDGPAVYNVGIRNGLISDLGTIIGRVFEDKNFDGEQQYGEPGIPNAVVFMENGNRIVTDENGLFSVANVLPGWHTGVLDLTSVPGYAPAPNKKFIAEDRTYSRTVRLEPGGMARMNFAVTPLIPGEDE